In Desulfoferula mesophila, the genomic window GGTGAAGGCCACGAAGTCGCCGGGGGTGATCTGGCCGAACACGGCCAAGGGGCCGCCCGCCCCCAGCACCACGGCCAGGCTCAGGTTGGTGAAAAACACCATCAGGGGAAAGAACAGGGCCATGACCCGGGCCAGGCTCAGGTTCTGCTTGAGGTAGCCCCGGGCGCTCACCTCCAAGCGGCGCTCCTCGCTGTCGGCCAGGGCGTAGGTCTTGATCAGGCGCACCCCGCTGATCACCTCGCGCACCTGCTCGGTCATGGCCGAAAAGGCCTCCTGCACCTTGGAGAAGCGGGTGTGAAAGCGGCGGCTCTGCTGGCGGGTGAGGATGACGATGGCGGGCATGGGCAGGATGGCCAGCAGCGCCAGCAGGGGGCTGATGTAGAGCATGAAACCGATGGCGGCCAGGCCCATGAAGGCGCCGTCCACCGCCGCCACCAGGCCGATGCCCGTGGCCATGCGGATGTTGTTCAGATCGTTGGTGGCCCGGGCCATGAGCTCGCCGGGGGGGTGGTCGTCCAGGTAGCCCACGTGCATGCTTTGCAGATGCTCGAAAAGCTCCCCACGCAAGCGGCGCTCCACCTCGCGGGAAAAGCCCATGAGCAGAGGGCGCCAGATGAGGCGCATGAGCACCATGGCCAGGGCCAGGCCCACGATACCCGCGCCGATGGTCATCAGGCGCTGGGCGTCGGCCCGCCCCAGGGTGAGGTCGTCCACCGCGAACTTGATCAGGCGGGGGATGTAGAGTTGGAAAACGTCCACCAGCACCAGGGCGACGAACCCCACCCCCAGGCCCAGGGCCTTGCGCCGGGCCAGGCCGCGCAACAAGGCCCAGGCTCTCACGATCTCACCTCGCTGGGAGAGACACGGCTCAATGCCTCAGGAAAGCCGCGCGGCAGGGCCGAGGCAACAGGAACTCCTCGCTGCGGGCCACCACGTTTTTCTGCGGACCGATAAGCACCGTGATCCACATGCGCATCCGTCCCCCCTGGGGCAACTCGGGCATCTGGTCGCAACGCACGAACAGCAGGTAGTCGTCCAGGGAGGTGCTTTCCACCCGGTGGTAGAGCCGGTCCGCGTCGCCGGTGGGGCTCAGGGCCCTGCCCTTGGCGTCCTCGGGCCACAAGTTGACGGTCATCCACAGCCCCTGGTCGGTGGGCAGATCGCCGAGCCCGGCTTTGACCTTGAGCATCATGCCGGGATGATCTTCATAAACCTCGCCCTCGGTGAGAGCCAGGGACTTGATGCGCCCGCGGGCCGCGTTCACCCAGACGGTCCGGTCATCCTGCTGGGCCGGGGGAGAGGCCTGGTTGGGGGCCGCGCCCGGAGCCGGGGCCGAGGGAGGCGCGAACCGCGGGGCATGGGGCGCGTTGCGCGCATAATACCCGCCCGCGCCGCAGTTGGCGGCTATGGGGAAGCTGGCGCTGGAGTCCACCGCCTTGTAATGCTCATCGATCACCGACAGGCGGGCCACATAGGCGGAGGAGGTCCCCAAGGGCGGCAGCTGGTCGCATCTGACGAACATCATGAAGTATTCCTTGTTCACGTCGTCGATGCGCATGTACAGGGTCTTGGTCTGCCCCCCGTTTTCGGGGCTGATGTCCAGGGCCAGCCAGAGGCCGCGCACCGCGTTCAAATCGGCCACCTGCGCCACCGTGTGCACGTAGATGCCCCTGGCGCCCTGAAACTGCTCGCCGTCGGTGACCCACAGGTCCACGAAACGGGGATCGCCCGGACGGCGTCGCTTTACCTTGGCCGCCTTGGGCTCGGGGCTTTTGGCCTTGGCCAGATAGGGATAGGCCGCGTTGGCCAGATGCATTTCCGACACCGGGCCCTCGAAGCGCTTCACCACGCGCCCGGCGGGGTCTATGACCAGGGTGGTGGGCAACACCCGCACCCCCGCGTTGGCCTGGGCCCACTCCACGTCGCCCAGCACCACCGGCATGCGCAGGCCCAGACGGGCCACGAAGGGCTTGACCGCCTTGATCCCGCCCTTGTCCACGCTGAAGGCGATGGCGCTGACCCCGCGATCGGCGTATTCCTGGGCAAAGCGGTCCAGCTTGGGCAGCGCCCGCTTGCAGGGGCCGCACCAGGTGGCGAAGAAATCCACGATGACCACCCGGCCTCGGAACTGCTCCAGGCTCAGGCGGCCGCCCTCCAGGGCGGGCAGGTTGAAGTTGAGGGTGGTCGGCGGCGCGGCTTGGGCCGGTAAAATCACCGCCAAGAGCGCCAGGCAAATTACAAAAGCGGACAGGGCCTTAGCCATGTAGCCTCCCTATGGGTTACCAATCAATGATAATACCATTTGTCCGGTAGGGGGCAAGTTGACACCCCCCCCTTTTCGCCGGTAGACTCATCTACCCAATCTGCCGCGAAAGTCGGAGCGTAATGAGCGACCCTATTGGCCAGCTAGTCGATTTCATCGAGAAAAACCGCGTTGAACTGGGTTTGGTGGTGGCGGCCAAGAAAGGGCGGCTCAATCTGCTCACCGCCGGCGGCCGTCAGACCACCCTGAATACCAACCGGGTTTTGTACATGTCCCCTGCCGCCATGGGCTCGGAGGCCACCCGGGAGGCGCAGGCACAATACCTGGGCGAGGTGCTCTGTGCCCGCGACGAATTGGCCGCTCAGGTGAACGTAGAGGAGTTGTGGGAGTTGGTCTACGAGGAGACCGATCCCCTGTCGCTAAAGGATCTGGCCCAGTTGGCCTTTGGCCGTCCCCTGAGCGACGACCAGGTCTCGGCCACCCTCCGGGCCCTGTTCAACGAACGCATCCATTTTCGTCTGGCCGGCAGCCAGTTTCTGCCCTACAGCCCCGAGCAGATCGAGGCCAAGCGCCTGCAGGCCGAGCGGGAGCAGGCCCGTCAGGCCCAGGTGGCCGAAGGGGTTGATTTTCTCAGGAACCTGCCCGATGAGGGCCCCCTGCCCCAGCCCCCGGAAGAACTGGGCCGATTGTTGGTGGACTACCTGGTTTTCCAGGAAGAGTGCCGCCAGGCCAAGCTGGCCAAAGAGGTGTTGGCCGGGGCCGAGGTGGGCGGAGCCAAAAAGCTGTTTCGCCTGCTGGTGAGCCTGGGGGTGCTGGAGCCCCACCACAACCTGGAGCTGATCCGCCAGGGCATAAGCGGGGAGTTCTCCGCCGAGGCCCAGGACCAGGCCCGGGAGCTAGACCCCAATCCCAGCCAAGGCGGGGCGCGCACCGACCTCACCGACCTCTACACTTTCACCATCGACGGCAATTTCACCACCGACTTCGACGACGCCCTGTCCTTTGAGCCGGACGATAACGGCGGGGGCACGCTGGGGGTGCACATAACCGACGCCGGGGCCATCATGCCCCTCGAGGGCCCCTTGGAAGACGAGGCCCGCACGCGGGCCACCTCTTTGTACCTGCCCGACGACCGCCTGCCCATGCTGCCCCCGCGCCTGAGCGAAGACCAGCTTTCCCTGCGCCAGGGGGAGCTGCGCCCTGCCCTGTCGGTGCTGGCCCGGCT contains:
- a CDS encoding TlpA disulfide reductase family protein, which produces MAKALSAFVICLALLAVILPAQAAPPTTLNFNLPALEGGRLSLEQFRGRVVIVDFFATWCGPCKRALPKLDRFAQEYADRGVSAIAFSVDKGGIKAVKPFVARLGLRMPVVLGDVEWAQANAGVRVLPTTLVIDPAGRVVKRFEGPVSEMHLANAAYPYLAKAKSPEPKAAKVKRRRPGDPRFVDLWVTDGEQFQGARGIYVHTVAQVADLNAVRGLWLALDISPENGGQTKTLYMRIDDVNKEYFMMFVRCDQLPPLGTSSAYVARLSVIDEHYKAVDSSASFPIAANCGAGGYYARNAPHAPRFAPPSAPAPGAAPNQASPPAQQDDRTVWVNAARGRIKSLALTEGEVYEDHPGMMLKVKAGLGDLPTDQGLWMTVNLWPEDAKGRALSPTGDADRLYHRVESTSLDDYLLFVRCDQMPELPQGGRMRMWITVLIGPQKNVVARSEEFLLPRPCRAAFLRH
- a CDS encoding ribonuclease catalytic domain-containing protein, with translation MSDPIGQLVDFIEKNRVELGLVVAAKKGRLNLLTAGGRQTTLNTNRVLYMSPAAMGSEATREAQAQYLGEVLCARDELAAQVNVEELWELVYEETDPLSLKDLAQLAFGRPLSDDQVSATLRALFNERIHFRLAGSQFLPYSPEQIEAKRLQAEREQARQAQVAEGVDFLRNLPDEGPLPQPPEELGRLLVDYLVFQEECRQAKLAKEVLAGAEVGGAKKLFRLLVSLGVLEPHHNLELIRQGISGEFSAEAQDQARELDPNPSQGGARTDLTDLYTFTIDGNFTTDFDDALSFEPDDNGGGTLGVHITDAGAIMPLEGPLEDEARTRATSLYLPDDRLPMLPPRLSEDQLSLRQGELRPALSVLARLDAEGRLIDYRLERSLLKVHKRLTYDEADGMLESDARLAGLHAICHALRRRRGEAGAYFLPLPEVLVGVDPATKEVWVRRVDRNGPSREMVAETAILGNWLFALFLADSGAPALFRTQAKPSEPIEERDPSDVYHHFKQRRLLNRVEITAKPGLHSSLGVHPYTHATSPIRRYLDLVMQRQIGSILCGGPPLYSAKELEELAMEVGPTVRRAMRVRQVRQRYWLLQWLRQRQDQPQTAVVMERQMRRWQLLLTDIMMLVNIPIRAGQELSPGQEVQVMVERVDPFDDILRVKLV